Below is a window of Solanum stenotomum isolate F172 chromosome 7, ASM1918654v1, whole genome shotgun sequence DNA.
aaataacTCTTTCACGCGCCTATCAATGAGTGGACACACTCATTATGCCATGTAAGCAAAAAGTGTTAAAATGACTCAGCGAGTTTCTATATTAGGTGTCTATAATGAACATCTCTCAGTTAAGGTGTCTAAAGGAAACATCATGCCAACTTTAGtgggccaccgatgggttatGCCAATAGCTTAATGTGCTAGTTTTCATTTCTTGTTTGTTGTATTACCCCAGGATTAGTTCTGCTCTAAATTACTTTTTGGCATGTTTGAATGGGTCTGACACATCTTGTGCTGGGTGATTTATAATGTTTGTGAACGGATTaagttataatattatattatcttcgTTCTGTGCATATTTTCAGTTTGAGAATTGTGCTGTAAAGATGCCTCGTTATGATGATCGGATGGGAAATAGCACTCGTCTCTATGTGGGACACTTGTCTTCACGGACCCGTTCACGTGATCTGGAGCGTGCGTTCAGTAAATATGGGAGGTAATTTTTGTTCTAGATTCTTGGCACATCATGCATTTCTTTGTATAGGCCTAAGGCCATCACAGTGTCATTTGCTTTCTTATTGCTTTTGATACTGCCAGTTGCCATTGAGCAACTGAAATTGCGAAAATTCTGTGGgaaaattattattgttataacCATTTAATGTTGTTTGTCGATGTCCTAGAAAACGTTGGGTGATGTTTTCCTTTTATATGTTGGTCTTATGGGACTTTGTTCCATCTACCTTACAGTTCAATGCAATCCTAATTCCTACCCAAGTTGCTTCTTCCGTGAAGGTGCTTCATTTAACAATAATGGAGGGATATTTCTATTTGTCAATGAGATACTTGGCTCCTTAGGGTTATAGCGTTGGATCTCAAATCGATGGTTCACCTATGCTTGTAAAATTGGACGGGGGTACTGGCGAAATATTTCTGTGCTACTCTTTTTGTCCAATTTCTCATatatttcttttccttcatcTGGAAGGGAGTTTTATTCCCCACTGTTCTGTTCaaccaatttatatgacatactAAGATCATAGTCGCCTGCTCTGTGTGCCCTTATAATTGTTTGTCATAAAGCTCAAGTTCTTGTTTGTGTTCTGATATTGTACAATAACTCGATGGTTTCCTGTGGGGAACTCCTTAGAAATGCACAGTTGGTTTAGCACACCAGCAGAAAGTCAGTGGAGGTTTACATTTTTAAGTCTCCCATCTGTGTGTTGGAATTTCCTTCCAAGCCTATGTATTGCTCGGGTATattatcaattattatatttaaaggaAAATGTGTTCCAGATGCTTGTGAGTTTAACTTGAATGATCTTGTTGACGGTTTATAGGCATTTGCCTGGCCTGAAGGTCAATCTTGAGAGGGTGGCCTTGGTGGAATTGATGGGAAGTCTTGCCGGGTTTTAGGGGACTTCGGTGATTCTTTCTATAATGGCCTTGGTGGAGTCTTGCCCGGTTTTAGGAGACTTTGGTGGTCCTTTCTATAATATCTTTGCGTATTTTTATGGAATTCCCAACAATCTCAAACTGGTGTATAGTTCGTCTTGAGGGGCAAGTGTTCATGAACTTCCTGTGCTTAAGTAAGTAATGATGGCCTTACTGTTTCTGGCAACCATTTCCGCAGAGTACGGGATGTGGACATGAAGCACGACTATGCCTTCGTAGTATGTATCATCTCTCTGTTTTCCCTTTATTATGGtgttaatattttcattagttCCCATTTTGATCCCCCAACCATCCCCAccaaaaaaacttttgtttgcTACACAATGTGTTTAAACAGGAATTTAGTGATCCTCGAGATGCTGATGATGCAAGATACTATTTAGATGGCCGTGACATTGATGGACGCCGCATAATTGTTGAATTTGCCAAGGGAGTAAGTATTCTATACATGTATTTCCTTGAATTTTCCACTCATCAATTTGCTGTTCTGACTAGTGAATAGGGCTCCAGTAAAGCTGCTAGATAAcctcatttctttctttctcttttaacTGCACTTTATTTTCTCCGCCTTTTAAgttgaattatttatatatagaggCTGAATAAAAGGAGGAAGGCATTTCTTGTTTGAACACATCATCAAATTGCACTGTCCCGGTTTAACGGAAGTGGGGCAATTGTACTTGCATGATCCTATTcacaaaataattatgtaaatgAATTAATTGTTGAACTTGGTTTCCTATGATGCATCTCGGCTGATTCTGATATTGGATAATGGTTGTTTCTCTAGGTGCCACGTGGACCAGGCGGTTCGCGCGAGTATCTTGGCAAAGGACCCGCTCCTGGGTCAGGCCGCTGCTTCAACTGTGGCCTTGAAGGTCACTGGGCTCGAGATTGCAAAGCTGGGGATTGGAAGAACAAGTGTTATCGATGTGGAGAAAGAGGTCACATAGAAAGGAAATGCCCAAATAGTCCTAAAAAAGTCAGGTACTTTAACCTCTGTGAAGCAAGTGCCTTCTTTATTTTATGCCCCAAATCTTTTCCTTTTGAGTTTCTTGACTTTGTGGTGTTCATTGCAGTAGACGCAGCTACTCACGGTCGCCTGTTAGGTCAAAGTCACGCTCACGTTCACGTTCTCCTCGTCGAAGTTATAGCAGAAGTCGCAGCTATAGGTGAGTTTTGACACACGTTTAGATGGTATTCATTTTGCTGTGCTATTTGCTCGGGTTGTCCCCATGAATTCACTTGCAGATACTGAAGTCATTATTTGTAAAGTAGAATGTGGCTATCAATATTTGCAAATACTCATCATCAGTagatgaaaatattgaaaaattagTTTGGGAGTATATCAGGTGAAATTTGTAAAGCTTCTATCCAAGACACAGCTTCAActtccaaatattttttcagGCTTCAACTTTAGGAACTAAATATGGTGTTCAAACGCTTGAGTAGATATATTTCTGAGCTCTCTCCTTTGTTCTTTCAGTCAATCAAGATCCCCGCCACCAAAGAGAGAACAAGTGGACCAGGTCAAGCGATCAAGAAGCTACAGTAGGAGCCCGGAGCCAAGGAAGGCTAGTCCAAGCCCTCCACCCAAGACTAGGAAGCGCAGCCCAACACCTGAAGAGGGAAGCCCGATGGAAGCAAAGAGCCCTCCTTCACCAATGAGAGAAGAAGGTGCCTATAGCCAAAGCCCCAGAGAGAGAAGCGTGAGTCCTTCAAGTCCTAGAAGGGATAGCCCAGCTCCTCGAAAGTATGATGATGACAGCCCTGCTGAAGCTAATGGTGGAAGTCGAAGCCCGAGTCCCAAGTACCGGAGGAACCATGCAGATGAAGATGATGAGGATGAAGGTGAGTTTCGTAATCAACGCTCCGGTAGAGAGAGCCAATCACCTTGAAACTTTTGGTGGTATCTTTCTGAATGCATTTTGTGAAGGCTGGACCTTGTGTGGACTAATGAGATGTTACTTGAAAGAATCAGACTTGCATCTATATTTGGGATTATTATATGTTAGTACAATGCTTGGTATTTGATGAATACTAGACTAGCCATTGAACAATATAAAACCGGTTCAAACAATGAAATTACAAAGTCTCTGGTGAAATTCTCAAATGACAAGTTTGCTGGCGTCTTGATGGatatatattcttcatatttgaGAACCAACGACATATTTCACTTATTTTGGTTTGGCTTAAAAGTCGGTCAAATCTACTTTTaatcagtttttgacttctgaaagtgtatgacaaatataaaaaatgacttaaaaataagtcagaaatcaaaagtaggtatcccctactttttattttttgacttaaaagacatttcagtttgattttttatttttgacttaaaaactattttttttaaaccaatccaaacaggctcttaatCGATGCATATTACCACCAAATGAGGCATAAATTCACCCTTGAACTTGtctcgaaaagtcagttacacgcttaaactatcatgtcgatctattacacacctttactatttaaaaatgatttttttaccCCTTAAAATTGACgtggcaaaaaataaaaaagaaaagcgCGTTCGACATTAAATAAAGTAAACTTTTTACTATCACCCTACCCCCACCCTCCATCCCCCACCCAacgcctcttcttcttcttcacaagcaaccatcttcttctttatttgttttcatcattttttcatACCCAATTTCCATCCACCCCACTATACCTCCACCAAAATCCTCTCCCCCACCCCTCCATCATATCCTATTTTAGTGCTTATTCGATTTCaccattttcattatatttgatttttctcttcGGCTTTGTTGGTGATTGATAAAATTGATGattaagtttaaaaataaaatataatgatgGATTTGTTGGCGTGGGGTGACAAAGAAGCAGGAATTGAAGGTGGTGGAGAAGAAAAAATCGATATTGACTAGTGATATTTGGTGGTGGGTTTGTACCTTTTGATGGTGATGATGTAATTTTGGTAATGAGTTTGTTTATGGGTGTCAAATTTTGTTGTGGatctttctaatttttgtggGGATAATGGTGATAGTATGATTTCGATGGTGAATTTGATTGTAGGTGGTGAAATTTATGGGGACTATTTTGATTTTCATGGTGAAATATATAGATTTGGTAGTAATATGGCAGCAATGATAGTGGTTTCATTGTGGTGttcattgaagaagaaataataGAATGATACGGAgaattttagttaaaatttgACATGGCATCTGATGTGGCAATGGCATGGCATTGATGTGACACAAATGTGATACACCTCCCATTATGAGAGTTGTGCTAGTAGTCTTAGGGGTAATAGGTCACTATATTAGTTTAaacgtgtaactgacttttcgaaACAAGTTCGAGGGTGaatttatgcattttccctattgGCAATAGGACTAAACaatagttaattatttttttaaaatcaaatttacaCAAAATAAAGCAATTCCTTTTGAGTATatatgcaaaaaaataattaaaaaaaggacaaaatatAAACGTCTGAAAGGGCTATTTCTGCAAAGAATTTATATGGCGCTAAAATGACCCAATCAATCCATAAGAAATCCAAATGTCTCATTCGCTGTCTACGGTGGCTCTGCCGCTTTTCGCCACCGTCATCACGGCGGCGAAGCAGCCACGTCAGAGACCAAACGCGAAAACACAAAGCGGCAAGCAAAAGACAACAACCACCATCACTCCAGGTGTACCGGCGGCCACCGCCATGAAAACAACGTCAGGATTTAACAGCAGAAACAAAGAACCGACGTGGCAGTGTGTCCAGAACTGTGGTGCCTGCTGCAAACTTGAAAAAGGGCCAAATTTTCCTTCCGCTGAAGAAATTTTCGATGACCCTTCTGATATTgaggttttttattttcataattttgagtttaaattaTGTGGGTGTTATGAATATGATGGTTTTATACTacatttatcatattttataagCTATTTGAATGGAGTTTGATCCTTTATTATGTTGGTTTTGAGCTCGGATAAAGGAGGAGGGTTGTTATAGAAGCTGGAAGCTAATGTAAAACTTGTCAATTCATTATGAATCGTCATAAGTACGACATGAGCTTAGTTAAAAGAAGTGGGGATTTGTATAGACGACCCTaacttgtttgggactgagACCTAGTTGTTGTCGAGCTAGCTTTTCACCCTCAAATTCAAAAATGTGGATGCAAAATGCTATCCTACTTTGTTGTTACGTAGCAGTAGAAGCTTGCTTATGCTGCCTGCTTTAGTGGCACTTTTTCGCCCTCTCTTTACTCTAGATAGGAGCGCTAGTGGACACGGGGGCGAAGTGTGTCGGTTTGTAATGGAAAGAAAGATGCCACTACTTCACCTCTTTGTTGGACTGCTGGTGCGAACATAGTGGTCTCTCACCAGGACCAGGAACGTATTCAAATTTGGATCTTAACATGTCGGTGGTTTTTAACCGTAGGCATTTTGTCGGGACGTTGATGGGCTTATCATGAATTAGGTTGGATGGCTGGTGGTTTCGGGATCCCGTAGAAAATGCTTCTTTTATGTTGTAGTAAAGTATCAAGATATGATTGAATTTAGTAAGATTAGATAAGTTAGAGTATTTGATTTTCAGAGATAAGTGGTTAAACTGAATTTGAGTTCTTAAAAGTTGTCATTTAAGTAATAGATTTTGTGCAACATATTTTCGGATTCCGAAATGAAAAGACAATTATATGAAGTTTGAAGCTTTTATATGTGGATTTTCCTTCTCAGTTATTCAACAGCTTGGTGGGTTCTGATGGATGGTGCATACATTTCGATAAGAGCACAAGAAAATGCTCCATTTATGCTGGTGAAACTTGCTTTTTTTCCTGTTGGAGTTTGGAGATATCattatttatcttctttttgcttttgttaTGTTGGTGAATTTCTTCTCTTTGCTTTAGATCGTCCCTACTTTTGTCGGGTTGAACCGGACATCTTTGAGACACTGTATGGGATTGAAACGAAAAAGTTCAACAAGGAAGCTTGCAGGTAATTCATTGATATTTTCTCATATACTCCTTGCCTGCCTTTCGACTTTGTGAAAGTCTGAAGTCTTCTCCAGTGAAATTCTATTCGATACTGATGTTTTGATTAAAGAAATGATTCGATTGTAGTTGTTGCATAGACACAATTAAAGCGGTGTATGGATCAACCTCAAAGGAGTTGGAGAATTTCAATGCTGCAATATGGAGTTCAACTTAGTTCTGCATTCTATTTCATGAGGTAGCTTCTCTTTTCCTTTGGTGCACTAGATTTTAGTTCAAGGTGCTTAAGTCGTCAGGATGCTTTTACTGTCTTGACAGATCCCGAATTTCGGGGTATAATTAGTGAATTTCTTAATATATGGGTTCCTACAACAATATCAAGTTGATATGTATAAATGACTTGGTTCACAATAAAATATCGATAGATTTTTAGTGAATTTCTTAATATATGTATACAGGGTATACACAAAAGCTACTGAGTTTATGTGAACCCGTATATTGTACACTGTCTCCGCCTCTGATAACAGATGTTGACTTTCACACCCAAATTGATAAATTGCTAGTCTCTTTTGTGAGCTTGTCTAATTTGCTTCTCTCAAGATGTTGGAGTTTACATGAGAAGTTATAGGCTTTTTTAATCATCTTCATATTCTGAGTTTCAGGTGAATCATTTTGGTGGTTTTCTCTGTCGATCAGCGTTTGCAGCCTGTTTCAGTTGCTAGGCAGATCGATGAACCATCATAGttgtcatttttatataattttctatcgCAATCAGTTCTATGTGTGCATAATGAACTGGTATGCTGCACTTGGATCTGGAATACTCAAAAGTTGATGGGAAATCGCAAATTTAAAGAGTATGGAGATCTTTTGGCTAGGCAGATCGATGAATCATCATAATCGATGGAAGAT
It encodes the following:
- the LOC125871861 gene encoding uncharacterized protein LOC125871861 isoform X3; translation: MSHSLSTVALPLFATVITAAKQPRQRPNAKTQSGKQKTTTTITPGVPAATAMKTTSGFNSRNKEPTWQCVQNCGACCKLEKGPNFPSAEEIFDDPSDIEIVPTFVGLNRTSLRHCMGLKRKSSTRKLADTIKAVYGSTSKELENFNAAIWSST
- the LOC125871861 gene encoding uncharacterized protein LOC125871861 isoform X2, coding for MSHSLSTVALPLFATVITAAKQPRQRPNAKTQSGKQKTTTTITPGVPAATAMKTTSGFNSRNKEPTWQCVQNCGACCKLEKGPNFPSAEEIFDDPSDIELFNSLVGSDGWCIHFDKSTRKCSIYADRPYFCRVEPDIFETLYGIETKKFNKEACRK
- the LOC125871861 gene encoding uncharacterized protein LOC125871861 isoform X1; this translates as MSHSLSTVALPLFATVITAAKQPRQRPNAKTQSGKQKTTTTITPGVPAATAMKTTSGFNSRNKEPTWQCVQNCGACCKLEKGPNFPSAEEIFDDPSDIELFNSLVGSDGWCIHFDKSTRKCSIYADRPYFCRVEPDIFETLYGIETKKFNKEACSCCIDTIKAVYGSTSKELENFNAAIWSST
- the LOC125870838 gene encoding serine/arginine-rich splicing factor RS2Z33-like isoform X2, coding for MPRYDDRMGNSTRLYVGHLSSRTRSRDLERAFSKYGRVRDVDMKHDYAFVEFSDPRDADDARYYLDGRDIDGRRIIVEFAKGVPRGPGGSREYLGKGPAPGSGRCFNCGLEGHWARDCKAGDWKNKCYRCGERGHIERKCPNSPKKVRRSYSRSPVRSKSRSRSRSPRRSYSRSRSYSQSRSPPPKREQVDQVKRSRSYSRSPEPRKASPSPPPKTRKRSPTPEEGSPMEAKSPPSPMREEGAYSQSPRERSVSPSSPRRDSPAPRKYDDDSPAEANGGSRSPSPKYRRNHADEDDEDEGEFRNQRSGRESQSP
- the LOC125870838 gene encoding serine/arginine-rich splicing factor RS2Z33-like isoform X1; protein product: MPRYDDRMGNSTRLYVGHLSSRTRSRDLERAFSKYGRVRDVDMKHDYAFVEFSDPRDADDARYYLDGRDIDGRRIIVEFAKGVPRGPGGSREYLGKGPAPGSGRCFNCGLEGHWARDCKAGDWKNKCYRCGERGHIERKCPNSPKKVSRRSYSRSPVRSKSRSRSRSPRRSYSRSRSYSQSRSPPPKREQVDQVKRSRSYSRSPEPRKASPSPPPKTRKRSPTPEEGSPMEAKSPPSPMREEGAYSQSPRERSVSPSSPRRDSPAPRKYDDDSPAEANGGSRSPSPKYRRNHADEDDEDEGEFRNQRSGRESQSP